In Anoplopoma fimbria isolate UVic2021 breed Golden Eagle Sablefish chromosome 12, Afim_UVic_2022, whole genome shotgun sequence, one DNA window encodes the following:
- the dalrd3 gene encoding DALR anticodon-binding domain-containing protein 3, whose amino-acid sequence MEFTDGSSPLRITATVRALGSSLRGTRVDAPGCSLLMSGDRVSPEPEKLWFKESSAKNLRSRDFLSPGTMLTTLYADGQVPPAVMSRVLSLRGSGILPIAGGEVMGEGLRVRVDRPAAFKDVLADGATEYLKPSGQRQGFVVLNCPALHPKPNTPTPDTLTLGQLRTVLLADHMGALLRRQGFAVSYCPTLPEDSDIITFLRALGIDWPTVPASWTNEEREEKVQEALENSPYREREMERGRRTSGGGGGGGGGGGRKAEEGENDGALRVNLKRVFQEEGLLGYDPSLGTCIVHRDSVSHLAQLDLATVDCTVAMATALHVTSCQDEFRQQQIAVLWRASGATHTQRHLVCGPVKTPGCHLTAAQYLQLRRGQMKEASEMKYGDQVEGQTWDDIIRVMTSATVRFELLSTVHTSPVTLDVQKEGGVSTKGPRGGVFVMYNCARLHTLFDSYERGVEKGLYPEIPEGSQLDFSSLKEEGEWLLLFNYLIPFSELLDQSGQALDCEGGGARVNIKTEQICKFLVSLSKDFSSYYNRVHVLGEPLPHLFNQMFCRLHLLRALRELYHSALDTLNLPPIRQL is encoded by the exons ATGGAGTTCACCGACGGGTCCTCTCCCCTCCGGATCACCGCCACCGTCCGGGCTCTGGGCTCCTCACTGCGGGGGACGCGTGTCGATGCCCCGGGTTGCAGCCTGCTGATGTCCGGGGACAGAGTCTCCCCCGAGCCGGAGAAGCTCTGGTTCAAGGAGAGCAGCGCCAAGAACCTGCGGAGCAGAGACTTCCTCTCCCCGGGAACCATGCTCACCACGCTGTACGCCGACGGACAG GTCCCTCCAGCAGTGATGTCCAGAGTACTGTCCCTCCGTGGCAGTGGGATTCTCCCCATAGCTGGTGGGGAGGTGATGGGTGAGGGTTTGAGGGTGAGGGTGGACCGGCCCGCAGCCTTTAAGGATGTCCTGGCAGATGGAGCCACAGAGTACCTGAAGCCCTCAGGTCAGAGGCAAGGCTTTGTGGTGCTCAACTGCCCTGCTCTGCATCCTAAACCCAACACACCCACTCCTGATACACTGACTCTGGGCCAGCTGAGGACTGTTCTGTTGGCTGACCACATGGGGGCGCTGTTGAGAAGACAGGG ATTTGCAGTGTCCTATTGCCCAACGCTCCCAGAAGACAGCGACATCATCACCTTTCTCCGAGCTCTGGGCATCGATTGGCCAACAGTCCCAGCCAGCTGGACCAATGAGGAGCGGGAGGAGAAGGTTCAGGAGGCTCTGGAGAACTCCCCgtacagagagagggaaatggagagaggcaggagaaccagcggaggaggaggaggaggaggaggaggaggagggaggaaggcggaggagggggagaaCGACGGAGCTCTCAGGGTCAACCTGAAGCGAGTGTTCCAGGAGGAGGGACTGCTGGGATACGACCCCAGCCTCGGTACCTGTATAG TacacagagacagtgtttcTCACCTGGCGCAGCTGGACCTGGCCACTGTCGACTGCACA GTAGCCATGGCAACAGCGTTACATGTGACTTCCTGTCAGGATGAGTTCCGTCAGCAGCAGATAGCAGTGCTGTGGAGAGCCAGTggagcgacacacacacag agacATCTGGTGTGTGGGCCTGTGAAGACTCCTGGTTGTCACCTCACTGCTGCACAATATCTGCA GCTGAGAAGAGGTCAGATGAAGGAGGCTTCAGAGATGAAGTATGGAGATCAAgtagaag GTCAAACGtgggatgacatcatcagggtcaTGACCTCTGCCACTGTGAGATTTGAGCTGCTGTCGACGGTCCACACCAGTCCT GTGACACTGGACGTCCAGAAGGAAGGCGGTGTGTCCACCAAAGGGCCGAGAGGAGGCGTGTTTGTGATGTATAACTGTGCCAGACTGCACACTCTGTTCGACAGCTACGAGAGAGGAGTGGAGAAGG GTTTATACCCTGAAATCCCTGAAGGCTCCCAGCTAGACTTCTCTTCTCTGAAAGAAGAG GGCGAGTGGCTTCTCCTGTTCAATTACCTCATCCCCTTCTCCGAGCTGCTGGACCAATCGGGACAAGCGTTAGATTGTGAAGGGGGAGGAGCCAGAGTCAATATTAAGACTGAACAG ATCTGTAAATTTCTCGTGTCTCTCAGTAAAGACTTCAGCTCGTACTACAACAGAGTCCATGTGCTGGGG GAGCCGTTGCCTCATCTCTTCAACCAGATGTTTTGTCGTCTGCATCTGTTGAGAGCATTGAGAGAGCTCTACCACAGCGCTCTGGACACCCTTAACCTTCCGCCCATCAGGCAACTATAG